A portion of the Rhodococcus pseudokoreensis genome contains these proteins:
- a CDS encoding NAD(P)/FAD-dependent oxidoreductase, translating into MVVSNTQPGRDVSGAAHGTPLWREDREFTARRPALPGNVTADVAIVGAGFTGLWAAYYLLQADPSLKVVLLEREFAGFGASGRNGGWASSIFPVSLARVEQLYSHRAALDLQAAMNDTVSEIGRVVDAEGIDCEYARDGFVSLARSEAQWARAKATVAGAEKFGTRGQWQLLDSTAAQEKINATNVLGGIYTEHCALLHPDKLVRGLAGWVEEHGGVIYEDTAVDEIGKGIVWTEQGSVTASVVIRATEAFTPEFPAYRRNVAPLYSLVVATAPLLQGLREDLGLDGRTAFNDMRNLRIYAHPTSDGRLLFGGRGAPYHFGSKVDSSFDVDEKIHDKIIDTMHEFFPALRDVPITHRWGGPLGVPRDWFPSVGYDQNNKTAWAGPYVGDGVATSNLAGRILRNLILDKRDNLNSLPVVNHRSPKWEIEPFRWFGVNAGLRAAATADLEERVTNKPSKVSALLEKLTGAH; encoded by the coding sequence ATGGTAGTCAGTAACACCCAACCCGGGCGCGACGTGTCAGGTGCCGCACACGGTACACCCCTGTGGCGCGAGGATCGAGAGTTCACTGCCCGGCGGCCGGCGTTGCCCGGGAACGTCACCGCCGATGTCGCCATCGTCGGCGCCGGGTTCACCGGACTGTGGGCGGCCTACTACCTGCTGCAGGCGGACCCGTCGCTGAAAGTTGTTCTGCTCGAACGCGAATTCGCCGGATTCGGGGCCTCCGGGCGTAACGGCGGGTGGGCGTCGTCGATCTTCCCGGTCTCCCTCGCCCGCGTCGAACAGCTGTATTCGCACCGCGCCGCCCTGGACCTGCAGGCCGCGATGAACGACACGGTCTCCGAGATCGGCCGGGTCGTCGACGCCGAGGGCATCGACTGCGAATACGCCCGCGACGGATTCGTCTCCCTCGCGCGGAGCGAGGCACAGTGGGCGCGGGCGAAGGCGACCGTGGCCGGTGCCGAGAAGTTCGGCACTCGCGGGCAGTGGCAACTACTCGATTCCACTGCGGCGCAGGAGAAGATCAACGCCACCAACGTCCTCGGCGGCATCTACACCGAGCACTGTGCACTGCTGCACCCGGACAAACTCGTGCGCGGGCTCGCCGGCTGGGTCGAGGAACACGGCGGCGTCATCTACGAAGACACCGCGGTCGACGAGATCGGCAAGGGCATCGTCTGGACCGAACAAGGCTCGGTCACCGCCTCCGTCGTCATCCGCGCCACCGAGGCGTTCACCCCCGAATTTCCGGCGTACCGGCGCAACGTAGCGCCGCTGTACTCGCTTGTCGTCGCCACCGCGCCCCTACTCCAGGGGCTTCGCGAGGATCTGGGACTCGACGGACGCACCGCGTTCAACGACATGCGCAACCTTCGAATCTATGCGCACCCGACCAGCGACGGCCGCCTGCTGTTCGGCGGCCGGGGAGCGCCGTACCACTTCGGATCCAAGGTCGACTCGTCCTTCGACGTCGACGAGAAGATCCACGACAAGATCATCGACACGATGCACGAGTTCTTCCCGGCCCTGCGGGACGTACCGATCACGCACCGATGGGGCGGCCCCCTCGGCGTTCCCCGCGACTGGTTCCCCTCGGTCGGCTACGACCAGAACAACAAGACGGCCTGGGCCGGACCGTACGTCGGTGACGGTGTCGCTACCAGCAACCTCGCCGGACGCATCCTGCGCAACCTCATCCTCGACAAGCGCGACAACCTGAATTCGCTCCCCGTCGTCAACCACCGCTCGCCGAAGTGGGAGATCGAGCCGTTCCGGTGGTTCGGCGTGAACGCGGGCCTGCGCGCCGCCGCGACCGCCGACCTCGAAGAGCGCGTGACCAACAAACCGTCCAAAGTCTCCGCGCTGCTCGAAAAGCTGACCGGCGCCCACTGA
- a CDS encoding cupin domain-containing protein: MASLIHLPAGTVQGELTPAGQRPGADSGDPQLSTLPLDGGTDAQIGIWECRPGGWPVVDRPNTETCYIISGRATLTDDETGTKTEISAGDFVVLPPGWSSRWDVTDTVRKAYAIF; the protein is encoded by the coding sequence ATGGCATCACTGATCCACCTGCCCGCCGGCACAGTTCAGGGCGAGCTGACCCCCGCGGGGCAGCGTCCCGGAGCAGACAGCGGCGACCCGCAACTCAGCACGCTGCCCCTCGACGGCGGCACCGACGCCCAGATCGGAATCTGGGAATGCCGGCCGGGCGGCTGGCCCGTCGTCGACCGGCCCAACACGGAAACCTGCTACATCATCTCCGGTAGGGCGACACTGACCGACGACGAGACCGGCACCAAGACCGAAATCTCGGCAGGCGATTTCGTCGTCCTGCCCCCAGGCTGGTCCAGCCGCTGGGACGTCACCGACACCGTGCGCAAGGCCTACGCCATCTTCTGA
- a CDS encoding CoA-acylating methylmalonate-semialdehyde dehydrogenase: MVATISHWFDNKTFPGTSGNTAPVTNPATGAVTGQVALASIEDARAVIDAAAAAFPAWRDTSLAKRTQIIFKFRELLNERKGELAEIITSEHGKVVSDALGEVSRGQEVVEFACGIAHLLKGGMTENASTNVDVSSLRQPVGPVGIISPFNFPAMVPMWFFPIAIATGNTVVLKPSEKDPTAAIWMAELWAEAGLPAGVFNVLQGDKTSVDELLTNPAIKAISFVGSTPIAQYVYATGTAHGKRVQALGGAKNHAIVLPDADLDLAADAMVNAGFGSAGERCMAISALVAVGDIADELVAKITERTNTLKIGDGTKDSDMGPLVTKVHRDKVASYIDAGEKDGATIVVDGRTVQPDGGADGFWLGPTLIDHVTTDMSVYTDEIFGPVLSVIRVDSYDEALELVNSSQFGNGTAIFTNDGGAARRFQNEVEVGMVGINVPIPVPMAYYSFGGWKNSLFGDTHAHGAEGVHFFTRGKVVTTRWLDPSHGGLNLGFPQNN, from the coding sequence GTGGTCGCCACGATCTCCCATTGGTTCGACAACAAGACCTTCCCCGGCACCAGCGGTAACACCGCCCCCGTCACCAACCCCGCGACCGGTGCCGTCACCGGACAGGTCGCCCTCGCCAGCATCGAGGACGCCCGCGCCGTCATCGACGCCGCCGCCGCCGCCTTCCCCGCCTGGCGCGACACCTCCCTCGCCAAGCGCACCCAGATCATCTTCAAATTCCGGGAACTGCTCAACGAACGCAAGGGCGAACTCGCCGAGATCATCACCTCCGAACACGGCAAGGTCGTCTCCGACGCCCTCGGCGAGGTGAGCCGCGGCCAGGAGGTCGTCGAATTCGCCTGCGGCATCGCCCACCTGCTCAAGGGCGGCATGACCGAAAACGCCTCCACCAACGTCGACGTCTCCTCCCTCCGCCAACCCGTCGGCCCCGTCGGCATCATCTCCCCCTTCAACTTCCCCGCCATGGTCCCGATGTGGTTCTTCCCCATCGCCATCGCCACCGGCAACACCGTCGTCCTCAAGCCCTCCGAGAAGGACCCCACCGCCGCCATCTGGATGGCCGAACTCTGGGCCGAAGCCGGACTCCCCGCCGGCGTATTCAACGTCCTCCAGGGCGACAAGACTTCCGTCGACGAACTCCTCACCAACCCCGCCATCAAGGCCATCAGCTTCGTCGGCTCCACCCCCATCGCGCAGTACGTGTACGCCACCGGCACCGCCCACGGCAAACGCGTCCAGGCACTCGGCGGCGCGAAGAACCACGCCATCGTCCTGCCCGACGCCGACCTCGACCTCGCCGCCGACGCCATGGTCAACGCCGGCTTCGGATCCGCCGGTGAACGCTGCATGGCGATCAGCGCTTTGGTTGCGGTCGGGGACATCGCCGACGAATTGGTCGCGAAGATCACCGAACGCACCAACACCCTCAAGATCGGCGACGGCACCAAAGATTCCGACATGGGCCCGCTGGTGACCAAGGTGCACCGCGACAAGGTCGCCTCCTACATCGACGCCGGCGAAAAGGACGGCGCCACCATCGTCGTCGACGGCCGCACCGTTCAACCCGACGGCGGCGCCGACGGATTCTGGCTCGGCCCCACCCTCATCGACCACGTCACCACCGACATGAGCGTCTACACCGACGAGATCTTCGGACCCGTCCTGTCCGTCATCCGCGTCGACTCCTACGACGAAGCCCTCGAACTGGTCAACTCCAGCCAGTTCGGCAACGGCACCGCCATCTTCACCAACGACGGCGGCGCCGCACGCCGATTCCAGAACGAGGTCGAGGTCGGCATGGTCGGCATCAACGTCCCCATCCCCGTCCCGATGGCCTACTACTCCTTCGGCGGCTGGAAGAACTCCCTGTTCGGCGACACCCACGCCCACGGCGCCGAAGGCGTCCACTTCTTCACCCGCGGCAAGGTCGTCACCACCCGCTGGCTCGACCCCAGCCACGGCGGCCTCAACCTCGGATTCCCCCAGAACAACTAG
- a CDS encoding tautomerase family protein, which translates to MPLVHIHVIENKRTPEQLRRLADVVQDVMLEHFAAPDRDRYQLITEHKPGQIIAEDTGLGFERTDDIVVVQIAQQGRSVDQKQAMYRALADQLRTETGMAPTDVIVSVVENTRDDWSFGNGIAQFVEGHL; encoded by the coding sequence ATGCCACTCGTCCACATCCATGTCATCGAAAACAAGCGCACTCCCGAGCAGCTTCGCCGCCTTGCGGACGTGGTGCAGGATGTGATGCTCGAACACTTCGCCGCACCCGATCGAGACCGCTACCAACTCATTACCGAACACAAGCCAGGCCAGATCATCGCCGAGGACACCGGGCTGGGATTCGAGCGCACCGACGACATCGTCGTCGTGCAGATCGCTCAACAGGGCAGAAGCGTGGACCAGAAGCAGGCGATGTACCGGGCGCTGGCCGACCAACTGCGCACCGAGACCGGTATGGCGCCAACCGATGTGATCGTCTCGGTCGTCGAGAACACGCGCGATGACTGGTCTTTCGGCAACGGCATCGCGCAGTTCGTCGAAGGCCACCTCTGA
- a CDS encoding response regulator transcription factor, which translates to MRVLLVEDETRLAETVRRGLTADGFTVQVEHDGVAGLAAAAGGGFDVVVLDIMLPGKHGYDVVREMRRQQVWTPVLMLSAKDGEYDLADAFDLGADDYLVKPFSFVVLVARLRALVRRGAPPRPAVLSVAGLELDPAMRRVTRGDTRLQLTPREYSVLEFLMRHSGAVVTKHDILQSVWDSNYEGDDNIVEVYIGYLRRKIDAPFGTRSIDTVRGVGYSMRSEA; encoded by the coding sequence GTGCGGGTGTTGCTGGTCGAGGACGAAACACGACTGGCCGAGACGGTGCGCCGCGGCCTGACGGCCGACGGATTTACCGTGCAGGTCGAACACGATGGCGTCGCCGGATTGGCGGCCGCGGCAGGTGGCGGTTTCGATGTGGTTGTCCTCGACATCATGTTGCCCGGCAAACACGGGTACGACGTGGTCCGGGAGATGCGCCGGCAGCAGGTGTGGACGCCGGTGCTGATGCTGTCGGCCAAGGACGGTGAATACGACCTCGCCGACGCCTTCGACCTCGGTGCCGACGACTATCTGGTCAAACCGTTCTCGTTCGTGGTGCTGGTAGCGCGGTTGCGGGCGCTGGTGCGGCGCGGCGCCCCGCCGCGGCCGGCTGTCTTGAGTGTCGCCGGGCTCGAGTTGGACCCGGCCATGCGGCGGGTCACCCGCGGTGACACCCGCCTTCAGCTCACTCCGCGCGAGTACAGCGTGCTCGAGTTCCTGATGCGCCACTCCGGGGCGGTCGTCACCAAACACGATATTCTGCAATCGGTTTGGGACTCCAATTACGAGGGTGACGACAACATCGTGGAGGTCTACATCGGCTATCTCCGGCGGAAGATCGATGCCCCGTTCGGCACGAGGAGTATCGATACGGTGCGAGGTGTCGGTTATTCGATGCGGTCGGAAGCATAG
- a CDS encoding sensor histidine kinase: MSVTLNTMDRRSLHPGNWNVRVRSTAAAVLAVTLCLLLAGGALLLVLYRTLEHSARDAADSRARQIIEQLHTQTPQELDSSLLATDGQVGAIQILDHRGNVVATSAGIPSSPVLASPLPPGDTAYLGNLHFGHDRDYWVAAHGTTSPNGPVTVVTGADREPVEGVLATVAVLLAIGAPIVIGFVAVATYRLIGAALRPVERIRARVSAISPDQLAERVPVPAARDEIADLAVTMNSMLARLEAGHLAQRRFVSDASHELRSPLATITAALELAQSRPDLIDTALVDESLLPEARRMSALLEDLLLLARADEYSLSENRVDVDIDDLILAERARLRGVPGVVVTATVEPVRVSGDPQQLARLVRNLVDNAVRHAHTRITLGCRRCESNAVVEVTDDGPGIAPADRARIFERFVRLDTPRTRASGGSGLGLAIAAEIAVAHHGSIDIGDRKGGGAQFVVTLPIVDEPYASDRIE, translated from the coding sequence GTGTCGGTCACACTGAACACCATGGACCGCCGCAGCCTGCACCCCGGAAACTGGAACGTGCGGGTACGGTCCACCGCGGCCGCGGTCCTCGCCGTCACGCTGTGCCTACTCCTCGCCGGCGGGGCACTCCTCCTCGTGCTGTACCGCACGCTCGAACATTCCGCCCGCGACGCCGCCGACTCACGGGCCCGCCAGATCATCGAGCAACTCCACACCCAGACACCCCAGGAACTCGACTCATCGCTGCTGGCTACCGACGGCCAAGTCGGGGCCATCCAAATCCTGGACCACCGGGGAAACGTCGTCGCCACCTCGGCCGGTATCCCGTCGTCACCCGTCCTCGCCTCCCCGCTCCCACCCGGCGACACCGCCTACCTCGGAAACCTCCATTTCGGGCACGACCGCGACTACTGGGTGGCCGCCCATGGCACCACCTCCCCGAACGGTCCCGTCACCGTCGTCACCGGCGCCGACCGCGAACCGGTCGAAGGTGTCCTGGCCACCGTCGCGGTGCTCCTCGCGATCGGTGCCCCGATCGTCATCGGCTTCGTCGCGGTCGCCACCTACCGGCTCATCGGCGCGGCCCTGCGCCCGGTGGAGCGGATCCGGGCCCGTGTTTCGGCGATCTCGCCCGATCAACTCGCGGAACGGGTGCCCGTGCCCGCGGCCCGGGACGAGATCGCCGATCTCGCCGTCACCATGAACAGCATGCTCGCGCGGCTCGAGGCCGGGCACCTCGCCCAGCGGCGCTTCGTCAGCGACGCCTCCCACGAACTGCGCAGCCCGCTGGCCACCATCACCGCCGCGCTCGAACTCGCACAATCCCGCCCTGACCTGATCGACACCGCACTGGTCGACGAGTCATTGCTTCCCGAAGCCCGGCGGATGAGTGCGTTGCTCGAAGATCTCCTCCTGCTCGCCCGAGCCGACGAATACTCCCTTTCCGAGAACCGTGTCGATGTCGACATCGACGATCTGATCCTCGCCGAACGCGCCCGACTCCGGGGTGTTCCCGGCGTCGTGGTCACCGCCACCGTCGAACCGGTGCGGGTGTCGGGTGATCCGCAGCAGCTGGCGCGACTGGTCCGCAATCTCGTCGACAACGCCGTCCGCCACGCACATACCCGCATCACCCTCGGATGCCGACGATGCGAGAGCAACGCCGTCGTGGAGGTGACCGACGACGGCCCGGGCATCGCCCCGGCGGACCGGGCCCGGATCTTCGAACGATTCGTCCGCCTCGACACCCCCCGCACCCGTGCTTCCGGTGGTTCCGGACTCGGCCTCGCCATCGCCGCGGAAATCGCCGTCGCCCACCACGGATCGATCGACATCGGCGACCGAAAGGGTGGCGGTGCACAGTTCGTGGTCACACTGCCGATCGTCGACGAACCCTATGCTTCCGACCGCATCGAATAA
- a CDS encoding non-ribosomal peptide synthetase, with amino-acid sequence MTAPGPPDRVVPLTAAQRAIWFAQKLTPDVPYVIAQYVDLSGPVQVEALVQAHGRARDELAAEVVLVDVDGIPHQLAEPSPAGRVRVLDFRAEHDPAESARAWMRRDCTVPLEMDGQSLIFSCVLRVDDDRVFWYSRAHHIALDGYAAMLLMQRTAQWYTAALGGKEADPHREVGPEQVEREDRDYRLSRRFDTDREHWSRVAHDLPPVVSLAGRAALPGPGVRVTGPPMRVPCAPILTGRSVLDRTAVLVAAFAAYLARMRDVDDVVVSLPVTARTTGLLRAAAGSVSNVVPVALPGIGAGTVDSGIDVARSAVIAALRRQRYRREDIGRDGGTVTGELTSFGPVLNLMLFEPDIRLGSVTGRVHVLTTGPTADLAVNIYPGSTELMPRIDFEGNPALYSERELSTHHRRFTQFLHTFVAEIGQGCAVADLEMFLPGEREVLVPACGPVDVEPATLAQLLTITLGDCGDHVAVRDGQRSFSYRDLDRHATALAGKLSGTGIGPEDLVAVAVPRSYESVVAVWAVAATGAASVPIDPTHPRARIQYMLDDCAPAVGLTAAGTDGLPDTLRWLTVDLDTLDVPPPSPVRPVYTETPAYVIYTSGSTGAPKGVAVTHQGLANLAQEIRDSYALSTASRVLHFASPSFDTAVVEVLAAALAGATLVVTPPDVVGGHELADLLRTERVTHVLSTPSALATLDPAGLDDVELVLVGGEACPPELVTRWASGRTMRNAYGPTETTCSVTLSSPMAADRSVTIGALMRGVDAVVLDRRLRPVPPGTVGELYLDTPGLARGYVRRAGMTAGRFVANPFGKPGSRLFRTGDLVRWTPEMTLEYLGRSDDQVKVRGFRIELGEIDTALRDHPDVEFATTVVHDRSGDALLASYVLLRASSTVTPASLRTAVAQLLPDYMVPAVITVLDDVPLTPTKKLDRAALPTPDFGSATGSTRPLRTPEEKAVARVLARVLSTDVVDAEASFFDLGGDSLSATRAVAALNTDFGARLGVRDLFEVPTVAALAQRLADGPAESSDLSSLDEFATQALPARIPLAPAQQFLDRTATRPALYNLPFTVTIRGTLDTEALRRATTDVLDRHHPLRTIYPDSADGPSQQLLDATDTVPDLTPIRVSASAASTHIRPLLHSGFDVRTEPPLRAALLTTGPEEHLLACVIHHISADGWSLAVLARDLLAAYAARAAGTAPNWAPLPVQYAHYSLWRHDLLGDDADSDSLAARQIDFWTAELAGLPGELKLPVDRPRPGRWTYAAGRIGFEVDEHTHRALLTIAHARHATLFTVLHSALALLLVRLSSQPTIVIGTPTAGRSHPDLDEVVGMFVNTLVLRSTIDPAATLAELLDQSRTTELNAFAHADVQFERLVEVLDPPRSESLHPFFQVALSLNNFTAATLDCDGLEFAIAPQPLEIAKCDLHFHFTDHHNATGDPAGISGELVYAADLFDHDTVAGFLPALRAILAEALA; translated from the coding sequence ATGACAGCCCCAGGTCCGCCCGACCGCGTGGTTCCCCTGACCGCGGCGCAGCGGGCGATCTGGTTCGCCCAGAAGCTGACTCCCGACGTGCCCTACGTCATCGCCCAATACGTGGACCTTAGTGGACCCGTCCAGGTGGAGGCGCTGGTGCAGGCGCATGGGCGGGCGAGGGACGAACTCGCCGCGGAGGTCGTCCTGGTCGACGTCGACGGAATACCGCATCAACTCGCGGAACCTTCACCGGCCGGCCGGGTCCGTGTTCTGGACTTCCGCGCCGAACACGACCCCGCCGAGTCCGCCCGCGCGTGGATGCGCCGGGACTGCACGGTCCCGCTCGAGATGGACGGGCAGTCGCTGATCTTCTCGTGCGTGCTGCGGGTCGATGACGACCGTGTGTTCTGGTATTCCCGTGCGCACCACATCGCATTGGACGGATACGCGGCGATGCTGCTGATGCAGCGGACCGCCCAGTGGTACACCGCAGCACTCGGCGGCAAGGAGGCGGACCCGCACCGCGAGGTGGGGCCGGAGCAGGTCGAACGCGAGGATCGGGACTATCGATTGTCTCGTCGGTTCGATACCGATCGGGAACACTGGAGCCGCGTCGCCCACGATCTGCCACCCGTGGTCAGCCTCGCCGGCCGGGCCGCCTTGCCAGGTCCGGGTGTCCGGGTCACCGGTCCGCCGATGCGGGTTCCCTGCGCACCGATACTCACGGGTCGGTCGGTGCTCGACCGCACCGCAGTCCTCGTGGCGGCGTTCGCCGCGTACCTGGCGCGGATGCGAGATGTCGACGACGTCGTGGTGTCTCTTCCGGTGACGGCGCGCACTACCGGACTGTTGCGTGCTGCGGCGGGCTCGGTCTCGAATGTGGTGCCCGTGGCGCTGCCGGGAATCGGGGCCGGCACGGTGGATTCGGGCATCGACGTCGCCCGGTCGGCGGTGATCGCGGCACTACGCCGCCAACGGTATCGGCGTGAGGACATCGGCCGCGACGGCGGCACGGTGACCGGCGAGCTGACCTCGTTCGGGCCGGTGCTGAATCTGATGCTGTTCGAACCGGACATCCGCCTCGGTTCGGTCACCGGTCGCGTACACGTTCTCACGACCGGTCCGACTGCGGACCTGGCGGTGAACATCTACCCGGGCAGCACGGAGCTGATGCCGCGCATCGACTTCGAAGGCAATCCCGCCCTCTACAGCGAGAGGGAACTGAGCACTCACCACCGCCGGTTCACCCAGTTTCTGCACACGTTCGTGGCCGAGATCGGCCAGGGCTGCGCGGTGGCGGACCTCGAGATGTTCCTGCCCGGTGAACGCGAGGTCCTGGTACCGGCGTGCGGCCCGGTCGATGTCGAACCGGCGACCCTCGCACAATTGCTCACCATCACTCTCGGTGACTGCGGTGACCACGTCGCGGTCCGTGACGGTCAGCGATCCTTCTCGTACCGGGATCTCGACCGTCATGCGACCGCGTTGGCGGGCAAGCTGTCCGGCACCGGCATCGGTCCGGAAGATCTTGTCGCGGTCGCCGTCCCACGCTCGTACGAGTCGGTGGTCGCCGTGTGGGCGGTCGCGGCCACCGGCGCCGCTTCTGTGCCCATCGATCCGACGCATCCACGCGCACGCATTCAGTACATGCTCGACGACTGCGCGCCGGCGGTCGGTCTGACCGCTGCGGGCACCGACGGTCTCCCGGACACCCTGCGATGGCTCACCGTCGACCTGGACACCCTCGACGTGCCGCCCCCGAGCCCGGTGCGCCCCGTGTACACGGAAACCCCGGCGTACGTGATCTACACGTCCGGGTCGACGGGTGCGCCCAAGGGCGTCGCCGTCACCCACCAGGGATTGGCCAATCTCGCGCAGGAGATCCGCGACAGCTACGCCCTGTCCACCGCCTCCCGCGTCCTGCATTTCGCCTCGCCGAGCTTCGACACCGCTGTGGTCGAAGTCCTCGCCGCAGCCCTGGCCGGCGCCACCCTGGTGGTGACCCCACCGGATGTCGTCGGCGGCCACGAACTGGCCGACCTCCTGCGCACCGAACGCGTCACCCACGTGCTGTCGACGCCGTCGGCCCTGGCGACGCTGGACCCCGCAGGTCTCGACGATGTGGAATTGGTCCTGGTCGGCGGCGAGGCGTGCCCTCCGGAGTTGGTGACGCGCTGGGCGAGCGGGCGGACGATGCGCAATGCCTACGGGCCGACCGAAACCACGTGCAGTGTCACCCTCAGCTCGCCGATGGCAGCGGATCGGTCGGTGACGATCGGGGCATTGATGCGCGGCGTCGACGCGGTGGTGCTGGACCGGCGCCTGCGGCCGGTCCCGCCCGGGACGGTCGGCGAGTTGTACCTCGACACCCCGGGCCTGGCCCGCGGGTACGTGCGCCGAGCCGGGATGACCGCCGGCCGGTTCGTCGCAAATCCGTTCGGGAAACCCGGCTCGCGCCTGTTCCGCACCGGCGATCTGGTCCGATGGACACCGGAGATGACCCTCGAGTATCTCGGCCGCAGCGACGACCAGGTGAAGGTCCGCGGGTTCCGGATCGAACTCGGCGAGATCGACACCGCGTTACGCGACCATCCCGATGTGGAGTTCGCGACGACCGTGGTCCACGACAGGTCGGGGGATGCCCTGCTGGCCTCGTATGTGCTGCTGCGGGCGTCGTCGACGGTGACCCCGGCGAGTCTGCGGACGGCGGTGGCCCAGCTCCTGCCGGACTACATGGTGCCCGCCGTGATCACCGTCCTGGACGATGTGCCGCTGACACCGACGAAGAAACTCGACCGGGCGGCGTTGCCGACCCCAGATTTCGGCTCCGCCACCGGCTCGACGAGACCCCTGCGCACACCGGAGGAAAAGGCGGTGGCCCGGGTGCTCGCCCGGGTCCTGTCCACCGACGTGGTGGACGCGGAAGCGTCCTTCTTCGACCTCGGCGGCGATTCACTGTCCGCCACCCGGGCGGTCGCGGCGCTCAACACCGATTTCGGCGCCCGGCTCGGTGTGCGTGACCTGTTCGAGGTCCCTACCGTCGCCGCCCTCGCCCAGCGTCTCGCCGACGGACCCGCGGAGTCGAGTGATCTCTCGTCGCTGGACGAGTTCGCAACACAGGCGCTGCCCGCGCGGATCCCGCTGGCCCCGGCCCAGCAGTTCCTCGACCGCACCGCCACCCGCCCTGCCCTGTACAACCTGCCCTTCACCGTCACGATCCGCGGCACCCTCGACACCGAGGCGCTGCGACGCGCCACCACCGACGTGCTCGACCGACACCACCCGCTGCGCACGATCTACCCCGATTCGGCCGACGGCCCCTCCCAGCAGCTCCTCGATGCCACCGACACCGTCCCGGACCTCACGCCGATACGCGTGAGCGCATCCGCCGCCTCGACCCACATCCGTCCTCTGCTGCACAGTGGCTTCGACGTCCGCACCGAACCACCGCTGCGGGCCGCACTGCTCACCACCGGGCCCGAGGAGCACCTGCTCGCGTGCGTGATCCACCACATCTCCGCCGACGGATGGTCGCTGGCGGTCCTCGCCCGGGACCTGCTGGCGGCGTACGCGGCCCGCGCGGCCGGCACGGCACCGAACTGGGCCCCGCTGCCGGTGCAGTACGCGCACTACAGCCTCTGGCGGCACGACCTTCTCGGCGACGACGCCGACTCCGACAGCCTCGCGGCCCGTCAAATCGACTTCTGGACAGCAGAACTGGCAGGGCTGCCCGGGGAACTGAAGCTGCCGGTGGACCGACCCCGCCCGGGGCGCTGGACGTATGCGGCCGGCCGCATCGGCTTCGAGGTCGACGAACACACGCACCGGGCACTGCTGACCATCGCCCACGCCCGGCACGCGACCCTGTTCACGGTGCTGCACTCCGCGCTGGCCCTGCTCCTGGTGCGCCTGTCCTCCCAACCCACGATCGTGATCGGCACACCGACCGCCGGCCGCAGCCACCCCGACCTCGACGAAGTCGTCGGCATGTTCGTCAACACTCTCGTTCTCCGCTCGACGATCGACCCAGCCGCCACCCTTGCCGAGCTCCTCGACCAGTCGCGTACGACAGAGCTCAACGCGTTCGCGCACGCCGACGTCCAATTCGAGCGCCTCGTCGAAGTGCTCGACCCGCCCCGGTCGGAGTCGCTGCACCCGTTCTTCCAGGTGGCGTTGTCCCTGAACAACTTCACCGCCGCCACACTCGACTGCGACGGACTCGAATTCGCGATCGCGCCGCAACCGCTCGAGATCGCCAAATGCGATCTGCATTTCCATTTCACCGACCATCACAACGCAACAGGCGACCCGGCCGGCATCAGCGGCGAACTGGTGTACGCGGCCGATCTGTTCGACCACGACACCGTCGCCGGATTCCTCCCCGCGCTGCGGGCCATCCTCGCCGAAGCCCTCGCATGA
- a CDS encoding HemK2/MTQ2 family protein methyltransferase produces MIIRFPGVYRPQHDSQILVESLAVERVHPGTRVLDLCAGSGVVSVWATQSGVRHVTAVDISRRALVSTWLNTAVRGHRVRVVRGDLVSRVRHRRFDLIVANPPYVPAEHDELPTRGRARCWDAGHEGRALLDRICADAPDLLENGGRLVVVQSTLSGLEKTRAMLGERGLRVEIARRMRVPFGPVLQQRRSLLVARGVISPQQSTEELVVFRAVK; encoded by the coding sequence GTGATCATTCGTTTTCCGGGTGTCTATCGCCCCCAGCATGATTCGCAGATTCTCGTGGAATCACTCGCCGTCGAGCGGGTGCATCCGGGTACGCGGGTTCTGGATCTGTGCGCGGGTTCCGGGGTCGTCAGTGTGTGGGCAACGCAGTCCGGTGTTCGCCATGTGACCGCGGTCGATATCTCGCGCCGTGCGTTGGTCAGTACCTGGCTCAACACGGCAGTTCGTGGGCACCGTGTGCGCGTTGTTCGCGGCGATCTGGTGTCCCGGGTACGTCATCGGCGATTCGACTTGATCGTGGCGAACCCACCGTATGTTCCTGCCGAGCACGACGAGCTGCCGACAAGGGGTCGTGCGCGGTGCTGGGACGCCGGACATGAGGGGCGGGCGTTGTTGGACCGGATTTGCGCTGATGCCCCGGACCTCCTCGAGAACGGGGGGCGGCTGGTGGTCGTGCAATCGACGCTGAGCGGGCTGGAAAAGACGCGAGCAATGCTGGGGGAACGCGGCTTACGCGTCGAGATAGCACGCCGCATGCGTGTCCCGTTCGGGCCGGTACTGCAGCAGCGCCGAAGCCTTCTCGTTGCACGCGGTGTGATCTCGCCACAGCAGAGCACCGAGGAGCTCGTCGTGTTCCGGGCGGTCAAATGA